From a region of the Calonectris borealis chromosome 2, bCalBor7.hap1.2, whole genome shotgun sequence genome:
- the TMPPE gene encoding transmembrane protein with metallophosphoesterase domain: MISFKQLPLEAKAAVAAGVVFFSMMLSRSYLAEQLELRTRRWLLRLQMALFANALMLIGSLHVWRSTVTTFSRSSAASSFCFMPWKIAVFMFLALAHSSFFTLLFLVAEEPYFFSLAAYTCLGAYIILIFFLFTLGSVEQAYKFLAGRGGKADTGNKNSRTAMKPVLAVMLTIVLTVVGLLNASRPPTVNSVEVPVHKLPSTMNNLKVVLLSDIHLGPTVGKTKLAMIVRMVKALKPDITVIVGDLTDSEAEIIRPAVEPLGELNSPLGTYFVTGNHEYYTSDVSNWFELLKSFNIRPLHNENVKIVSPKSTDDWFCLAGVDDIEADVLRYSGHGMDLKKALRDCSSEHAIVLLAHQPIAAKWALQERPDINLILSGHTHGGQMFPLNAGAYFLNPFFVGLYKVGQNTFVYVSPGTMYFGIPMRLGSRAEITEIILRSP, from the coding sequence ATGATCTCCTTCAAGCAACTGCCTCTTGAAGCAAAGGCTGCAGTGGCTGCAGGAGTGGTTTTCTTCTCCATGATGCTATCGCGGAGTTATCTGGCAGAACAACTTGAGCTCAGGACACGGCGTTGGCTTCTAAGGCTGCAGATGGCACTATTTGCTAATGCACTTATGTTGATAGGATCTCTTCATGTTTGGAGAAGCACAGTCACCACGTTCTCCAGGTCTTCAGCTGCCAGCTCCTTCTGTTTCATGCCATGGAAAATAGCTGTGTTCATGTTTCTAGCTTTGGCTCATTCAAGCTTCTTTACATTGCTATTTCTTGTTGCAGAAGagccctattttttttctttagctgccTACACTTGCCTGGGGGCCTATATCATTcttatctttttcctcttcactcTAGGCTCTGTAGAGCAGGCTTACAAGTTCTTGGCTGGGAGAGGTGGTAAGGCAGATACTGGCAACAAGAACAGCAGAACAGCAATGAAACCAGTTTTGGCAGTCATGCTGACTATTGTGCTGACTGTTGTTGGGCTGTTAAATGCTTCCCGGCCTCCCACCGTGAATTCAGTGGAGGTTCCAGTTCACAAGCTGCCCTCAACAATGAATAATCTGAAAGTGGTGTTGCTTTCAGATATCCATCTGGGGCCTACAGTTGGGAAGACCAAGCTTGCCATGATTGTGAGAATGGTCAAGGCTTTGAAACCAGATATCACTGTGATTGTTGGAGATCTGACTGACTCTGAGGCAGAGATCATACGACCTGCTGTTGAGCCTCTTGGAGAACTTAACTCCCCTTTGGGGACTTACTTTGTCACAGGAAACCATGAGTACTACACATCAGATGTTAGCAACTGGTTTGAGCTGTTAAAGTCATTTAACATTCGGCCACTCCATAATGAGAATGTGAAGATTGTTTCGCCAAAGAGCACTGATGACTGGTTTTGCCTGGCTGGTGTTGATGATATTGAAGCAGACGTATTGCGCTACTCAGGGCATggcatggatttaaaaaaagctCTCAGAGATTGTAGCAGTGAGCATGCAATAGTGCTGTTAGCTCATCAGCCGATTGCTGCAAAGTGGGCCCTTCAGGAGAGACCAGACATAAACTTAATTCTTTCTGGCCATACTCACGGAGGGCAGATGTTCCCACTAAATGCTGGGGCTTATTTTCTGAATCCCTTCTTTGTTGGCTTGTACAAAGTTGGGCAGAACACCTTTGTCTACGTCAGCCCAGGGACGATGTACTTTGGAATACCCATgaggctgggcagcagagctgaaaTAACAGAGATAATTCTACGTTCTCCTTGA